The Moorena sp. SIOASIH genome includes a window with the following:
- a CDS encoding SDR family NAD(P)-dependent oxidoreductase has translation MNLEQVLSQISSRGIKLSAAGNELKIRAPKGSLTPDIRDTIAQNKADLIKLIQQKSNNQSANSIPLVPVKINGKLPLSFQQERLWTVHQLLPNSSALNVTQVIKLTGTLNIPVLQSSLNEIVNRHEVLRTNFSLVAGSFVQIVVPNLDVTISVEDYQDLSSTQQASSIKEVLEAESQYCFKLEQAPLFRFRLLRLTDTDANLILVLHHIICDALSNNFLISELLTVYDALLQGKQSPLPELEIQYGDYAVWQRKWLQGEVLKEGINYWKEQLTGKPSLYPIPVDRLPIAGSNYQSLKKSFKIPRSTWSIVQQLSNQTGLSPFMVLLSAFYVLILQYSEKPDFVVGVPVSGRPHHKLQFFIGCFADLILLRANISGNQTFEELVNEVQKFTLKAYAHQHIPFNHVFELIEPPRYGEQYRNLFQILFDYINVGEITKSYSNFSSTLGEGKAPIDIDIFLALLKLDEDLIGELTYNASLFEEDTISGLVDSYLLILEQCTSAPKTRLNEIELSEKLKAKKAEINSISRKQAMVKAALSLLPGVEDGCVVARENELVAYVVTSGNLSIETIQSHLQSNLPPELLPCAYVPVSVLPLTASGKIDEKALEAIAVIDSKLIENWEEKLRSHPQIEQAAVVVQPKQGKVPPPVHILDLIPEATPTVNFSTTTAAVSSLVETSQPENQTAVVPALSDGGQLTIPENAPLTLTEALIQTATQYQQTEIVYILSDKEQVCQTYSSLLAEAKCTLNGLHHQGLKAGDRIILQIESLRDYFPALWGCILGGIQPVTVAVAKTYQQPNAVVKKLYNTWELLEHPPILASESLLEQLQNLQKILPISGAQVLSVERMRNYSATEEIYHSQPDDVAFLQLTSGSTGVPKCIQETHQGIVTHIHAAQQFNGYQAEDISLNWLPVDHVVPILTCHFKDTYLGCQQIEVATDVVLANPTIWLDLMEKYRVSHTWTPNFGFKLVSDAISKVPHLSWDLSSVKFLMNAGEQVTPKVVREFLKLVAPFGVPSQAMQPAFGMAEVCTCMTYQNQFDAASGIHRIQKSSLGGQLVKGEATDTDVIEFTDLGAPVPGVQIRITDENDQLLPEGMIGRFQIKGKVVTPGYLHNPQANSEAFVGDGWFNSGDLGFILDGKLVLTGREKELIIINGVNYYCYEIEDTVNNLEGVEPTFTGAVSFSQPETGTEGLAIFFTPKQRQLELNIELVKTIRQEVSSQLGITPTYVIPISGAEFPKTTSGKIQRGRLKKMLLDGEYQEVIKKLDILLESSNTIPKWFYRKNWRQKEASVFPIPTQIGATLIFVDDSGLGNLLSEKLDKFHQPSILVSLGSEYLKISDRHYIIAPTNFNHYQQLFECIAVTKTPISRILHLGHYQEHTGEINDIESLEQSQSKGIYSLVNLVQALEQVQGTQHRVQLLFIGSHTQLVQSTDKITCEKATVLGLLKTIPQEIPWLSCTHIDLPVADIEVNADYIWQELCSVFTEPEIAYREGKRMASGLEAVDFTSEPQQKLPLRKEGIYLVSGGLGGIGVEITQYILEHYQAKVILVGRTALEEADNLSAKMLAYRKLQRLSGKVIYQAVDICNLEQLQQAVAQSLSELGGSKLDGIIHLAGIYHEQLLSSETQDSIAALLRPKVLGTWVLHQLLKDNDDALFIHFSSIYGFFGATALAAYSAANSFQTAFCDYQKTQGNQQTYCLAWSIWDEMGMSQGYKMKEFSRAKGYYALTPSQGIYSLLAALCHEHNNLLVGLDNSKPQIQRLLWDDRSLQQLTAYFTAKTTEFPVSQLQDLQVRDRFGTITKIVPSAFIQLESLPLTAKGEIDRKRLQSTHKNIPSQAENKLAKTETEQKIAAIWQEVLQLGEIGIYDNFFELGGQSILLIKVYGKLQEIFDVKLKVIDLLTHPTVHSLSQFITGEGAKESRKKREVSHDKRLNKRYAQKERSNIRKQLRHRR, from the coding sequence ATGAACCTAGAGCAAGTTTTATCTCAAATCTCCAGTCGAGGTATTAAATTATCTGCGGCAGGTAATGAACTTAAAATTCGTGCCCCTAAAGGATCATTAACACCAGATATTCGTGATACTATTGCTCAAAATAAGGCAGACTTAATAAAGTTAATCCAGCAAAAAAGCAATAATCAAAGTGCAAATTCTATCCCTTTAGTTCCGGTTAAAATAAATGGAAAGCTACCTTTATCATTTCAACAAGAACGCCTCTGGACTGTGCATCAGCTACTTCCGAATAGTTCAGCTCTTAATGTAACTCAAGTTATTAAATTGACAGGTACATTGAATATTCCTGTTCTCCAATCCAGTCTCAATGAAATTGTTAATCGCCATGAAGTTCTACGGACTAATTTTAGTTTAGTTGCAGGTTCTTTTGTGCAGATAGTCGTTCCTAATTTAGATGTAACAATTTCAGTAGAGGATTATCAAGATTTAAGCTCAACTCAGCAAGCAAGTAGTATTAAAGAAGTCTTAGAAGCAGAATCACAATACTGCTTTAAGCTAGAACAAGCGCCTTTATTTCGATTCAGACTGCTAAGACTAACTGATACAGATGCAAATTTGATACTGGTACTACATCACATTATCTGTGATGCTTTATCCAACAATTTCTTGATTAGTGAGCTCTTAACTGTTTATGACGCTCTGCTCCAAGGAAAGCAATCTCCACTACCAGAACTAGAAATTCAATATGGGGATTATGCTGTTTGGCAGCGAAAGTGGTTACAGGGAGAGGTATTAAAGGAAGGAATAAATTACTGGAAAGAGCAATTGACTGGTAAGCCTAGTCTCTATCCCATACCAGTTGACCGCTTACCAATTGCCGGGTCTAATTATCAAAGTCTGAAAAAATCATTTAAGATACCTCGTAGTACATGGTCTATTGTTCAACAACTAAGTAATCAAACAGGTTTAAGCCCCTTCATGGTATTGTTATCAGCATTCTATGTACTGATACTTCAATATTCAGAAAAACCCGATTTTGTGGTAGGAGTTCCTGTATCAGGTAGACCTCATCATAAACTTCAGTTCTTCATTGGCTGTTTTGCAGATTTGATCCTACTTCGCGCTAACATTTCAGGTAATCAAACATTTGAAGAGTTAGTCAATGAAGTTCAGAAATTTACCCTGAAGGCTTATGCACATCAGCACATTCCTTTCAACCATGTATTTGAGTTGATTGAACCTCCAAGATATGGTGAACAATACAGAAATTTATTTCAAATTTTATTTGATTATATTAATGTAGGAGAAATTACCAAAAGCTATTCTAATTTTAGTTCAACTCTAGGGGAAGGAAAAGCACCTATAGATATAGATATATTTTTGGCTTTACTGAAATTAGATGAAGATTTAATCGGGGAGTTAACATACAATGCTAGTCTGTTTGAAGAAGATACAATTTCAGGTTTAGTTGATTCTTACTTGCTGATTTTAGAACAATGTACCTCTGCTCCAAAAACTAGGCTTAATGAAATAGAATTGTCAGAAAAGCTCAAGGCTAAAAAAGCGGAAATAAATAGTATTTCCAGAAAGCAGGCTATGGTAAAGGCAGCCTTAAGCTTACTTCCTGGGGTAGAAGATGGCTGTGTCGTGGCTAGAGAGAATGAATTAGTTGCTTATGTAGTCACTTCCGGTAATTTATCTATAGAGACAATACAATCACACTTACAGTCTAATTTACCTCCTGAATTACTCCCTTGTGCTTATGTACCAGTGTCAGTATTACCCCTAACAGCATCAGGAAAAATAGACGAAAAAGCCCTAGAAGCTATAGCAGTAATCGACTCCAAATTAATAGAAAATTGGGAAGAAAAACTGCGCTCTCATCCACAAATAGAACAAGCAGCAGTAGTAGTACAGCCAAAGCAAGGCAAAGTTCCCCCACCAGTTCATATATTAGACCTAATTCCCGAAGCAACACCAACAGTAAACTTCTCTACCACCACAGCAGCAGTTTCATCTTTGGTAGAAACATCCCAACCAGAAAACCAAACAGCAGTTGTACCCGCCCTCAGTGATGGAGGTCAATTAACAATTCCAGAAAATGCACCTTTAACCTTAACTGAAGCACTAATTCAAACAGCAACTCAGTATCAACAAACAGAAATAGTCTATATCCTTTCCGATAAAGAACAAGTATGCCAAACCTATAGTAGTTTATTGGCAGAAGCCAAATGCACATTAAACGGTTTACACCATCAAGGCTTAAAAGCCGGAGACCGAATCATACTTCAAATCGAATCCCTGCGAGATTATTTTCCTGCACTATGGGGGTGTATTCTGGGAGGAATTCAACCAGTAACTGTAGCCGTAGCTAAAACTTATCAACAGCCAAATGCTGTAGTCAAAAAATTATACAATACCTGGGAACTACTGGAACATCCACCAATATTAGCCAGTGAATCCCTCCTGGAACAATTACAAAATTTGCAAAAAATACTTCCAATATCAGGAGCGCAAGTTTTGTCCGTAGAAAGGATGAGAAACTATTCAGCTACTGAAGAAATTTACCACAGTCAGCCTGATGATGTTGCTTTCTTACAATTAACTTCAGGCAGTACGGGAGTACCCAAATGTATTCAAGAAACTCACCAAGGTATTGTCACCCATATCCATGCAGCTCAACAATTTAATGGATATCAAGCAGAAGATATTTCCTTGAATTGGTTGCCAGTAGATCATGTAGTTCCTATACTAACTTGTCACTTCAAAGATACTTATCTAGGTTGTCAACAAATAGAAGTGGCAACAGATGTGGTGTTAGCCAACCCCACTATCTGGTTAGATTTGATGGAAAAGTATCGAGTTTCCCATACCTGGACACCAAATTTTGGCTTCAAGCTAGTAAGTGATGCTATCTCCAAAGTACCTCATTTAAGTTGGGATTTGTCTTCAGTGAAATTCTTGATGAATGCAGGAGAGCAAGTAACTCCCAAAGTAGTACGAGAATTTCTCAAGTTAGTGGCTCCCTTTGGAGTACCTTCCCAAGCCATGCAGCCAGCGTTTGGCATGGCAGAAGTATGTACTTGCATGACTTATCAAAATCAGTTTGATGCTGCATCAGGTATCCATCGCATCCAAAAATCTTCCTTAGGAGGACAGTTGGTTAAAGGAGAAGCAACCGATACAGATGTCATAGAATTTACCGACCTAGGTGCCCCCGTACCAGGAGTTCAAATTCGCATTACCGATGAGAATGATCAACTGTTACCAGAAGGTATGATTGGTAGGTTCCAAATCAAAGGCAAGGTAGTAACGCCTGGTTACTTGCATAATCCTCAAGCGAACTCAGAAGCCTTTGTGGGAGATGGCTGGTTCAACAGTGGTGATTTAGGTTTTATCCTGGATGGAAAACTGGTGTTAACCGGTCGAGAAAAAGAGTTAATTATTATTAATGGTGTTAACTATTATTGCTACGAAATTGAAGATACCGTTAATAACCTTGAGGGAGTAGAACCGACTTTTACTGGAGCAGTTAGTTTTTCTCAACCAGAAACGGGAACAGAAGGGTTAGCAATTTTCTTTACACCGAAACAGCGACAGCTGGAGTTGAACATCGAATTAGTCAAAACTATTCGGCAAGAAGTATCATCTCAACTAGGCATTACCCCCACTTATGTCATACCGATATCAGGTGCAGAATTTCCCAAGACAACAAGCGGTAAAATTCAACGGGGACGATTGAAAAAGATGCTATTGGATGGGGAATATCAAGAAGTAATCAAAAAGCTTGATATATTACTAGAAAGCAGCAACACCATACCTAAGTGGTTTTACCGCAAAAATTGGCGACAGAAAGAAGCTAGTGTTTTTCCTATTCCAACGCAGATAGGTGCAACATTAATCTTTGTTGATGACTCAGGATTAGGAAATTTATTGTCAGAAAAATTAGATAAATTTCATCAACCCTCGATCCTAGTTTCTTTGGGCTCAGAATACCTTAAAATCAGCGATCGCCACTATATTATTGCTCCGACAAATTTCAACCATTATCAACAATTATTTGAGTGCATAGCAGTTACAAAAACACCTATTAGTCGGATATTACATCTAGGTCATTACCAAGAGCACACCGGAGAAATTAACGACATAGAAAGCCTGGAACAATCCCAGAGCAAAGGAATTTATAGTTTAGTGAACCTAGTTCAAGCCTTAGAGCAAGTTCAAGGAACACAACACCGAGTGCAGTTACTGTTTATAGGCAGTCACACTCAGTTAGTCCAATCAACAGACAAAATAACTTGCGAAAAAGCGACAGTATTAGGGTTGCTTAAAACTATTCCCCAGGAAATACCCTGGTTAAGCTGTACTCACATAGACTTACCAGTAGCAGACATAGAGGTAAATGCTGATTACATTTGGCAAGAACTATGTAGTGTTTTCACGGAACCAGAAATAGCTTACAGAGAAGGGAAAAGAATGGCTTCAGGTTTAGAAGCAGTGGATTTTACATCTGAACCGCAGCAGAAACTACCCTTGAGAAAGGAAGGAATTTATTTAGTAAGTGGTGGTCTTGGAGGAATTGGAGTCGAAATTACCCAGTATATATTAGAGCATTACCAAGCAAAAGTAATATTGGTAGGTCGAACAGCTCTCGAAGAAGCAGACAACTTATCGGCAAAGATGCTGGCGTACCGAAAGTTGCAGCGACTTTCAGGAAAAGTAATATATCAAGCAGTAGATATCTGCAATTTAGAACAGCTACAACAGGCAGTAGCTCAGTCATTATCTGAGCTAGGCGGATCTAAACTAGATGGAATTATTCATCTAGCAGGGATCTACCATGAACAACTGTTATCATCGGAAACTCAAGACAGTATAGCTGCACTGCTACGTCCAAAGGTTTTAGGAACCTGGGTGTTGCATCAACTGCTCAAAGATAATGATGATGCTTTGTTCATCCATTTCTCATCTATATATGGTTTCTTTGGCGCTACAGCTCTAGCTGCCTATTCAGCAGCTAATAGTTTTCAAACCGCATTCTGCGATTATCAAAAAACTCAGGGAAACCAGCAAACCTATTGCTTAGCTTGGAGTATATGGGATGAGATGGGGATGAGTCAGGGATACAAAATGAAGGAATTTAGCCGTGCCAAAGGTTATTATGCTCTAACACCATCCCAAGGAATCTATTCTCTGTTAGCTGCTCTGTGTCACGAGCACAATAATTTGCTAGTGGGTTTGGATAATAGCAAGCCTCAGATACAACGATTGCTTTGGGACGATCGTAGTTTACAACAGTTAACCGCTTATTTTACTGCCAAAACAACAGAGTTTCCCGTCAGTCAATTGCAAGATTTGCAGGTACGCGATCGCTT